The region TTGCTTATGATATCAGTATTACATTGGCATTGGTTTTTAGATCTGCTTGTTCTTACCTCTTTGCCTATATGCTCTATAGGGGAGCTTTTATTCTCTGTTTGAACTGTGATTTCTGAATTTGGTTTCTTACTGAAGAAATAACTAAAGCTTTGCTTTGTTCGAAAAAAAAGCTTTTCTGTTGCACACTATTTTCTTGCCTTTCCTTGGAAGATGATTATATTGATTAGTTGCCAGCTTTATCTCTACgttttttgcctctgtttccagGTTATCTCATATAAAGCCATGAACCTAGCATGAACTCGAAATATAAACCATTGTATATGAAGATGCTATCTGAGTACGTATTTGCATGTTCGTAGATCTACTACAGATGCTTTATTATGTATAAATATGCCATGTAAGTATCTACCTTTAGGTCATTATTGCTTGCACATATAATGGTTCCAGTATCTGGTTTGATTTTGTTTTTTATGTGTGAACAAAACCTATCATGGAGGAGGTTGACATCACAGACAAGTTCATGCTTGAGGTCATTTTCATTAAGCTGCAGCTCGCGTAACCACTATTTTTACTACTGCAAAGTTGGACAGAGGTTTGCAGTAACAATCAAGCTCCGTCCCAGCACGCGGCATCAACGACATGATGCTGAAGCAATGGCACTATCCGGATATTCATCTAATTCCATCGGTTACCGCAACAACCACCTTTTGTTTCATATCTATCAGACCAGCATCTTTCCCATTTTGGACTACTACCAGCAAGATATGTATAGACTTTAGTCCTCCCTTGCTGCCTCTATGGTGAAAAGTAGTCTATGATGTAGTTTACAATCTTTAGATTTTATTGTTGTCTGTATAGTCAAGAGCGGTTTACCATCGCTTATTGTATATATGTGAAGGTCTCCTCTTCTACTGTTGTTTCACAATACTATGACCGAAGAAAACAACCTTTCCTTTTATCCATGCTTTCATACTAATGTTTGCATCAAACATTCCCTGTGATCATATCTGCAACACTTACAAGCTCATATTAAGATTTCCCAATGGATCCTGTACACATTCGACCAATGTATATAAGCTACTCTTTTTGAACAATAATAGGTTAGAGCATACTCTCACACCGATTAGCTTACAttcggcctttgcgccattggcgcaacgtgTCATctagtttgttgaaacaccaaactACAATGCAGACGCGCAGGCACGTGTGGAAACGTTGCTTTCCACTTGAAGAATAATCCACGTTAATAAGACATCAAAGTGTTTCCCTGGTGGACTGGGGATGCCATCACCTTTCTATCCATCAAACCAGTGGTTGGTTCTTGCATGTGTTTTTATATTCCAGTAAATCAATGATGCAAATATTAGAGCCAGCAACAGGCAGATCAACTTTTGAATCATCATGAATATTGCACAAGTTCTCAATCATAACGACTTACGATATGTAGTGCCAGTATATCCACTTGCTGCATTGTCCTGAATTCTTATTGTCATCTCGTGTAGATTCTCACCGTGGAAAGGAACAGAGATACTACTTCTTCTCTCCCCGGTTTATGTTGCGAAGAAGAGTTGGCAATGTCTGGGTGACTCGGCACTCGAAACAGGAAGGAGAAAGGAATAGGAATGGTTGGATAGTTTAAGGTGTCTTAGCCGGGAGGCTCCTCGTCCATAAGGACCCAAACTTCTCAAGCATTTTTTTATAGATCCATGATCAAGGGCTTCAGCTCGAAACATGATGTAAAAGTGATCGTAGCATAACCAAATTTGACACTTTTGTCACCACCATGACAATAATCATTGTCGTAGTGCTTACACCACGAACCATTAACCCTACCTAAGATGGGTTGGCTAAGCAAACTGACCACAGAAAGGTTGTTAGTCTAAGGCGGCTGATGACCTGCCATGGAAAAGGGGTACCAATCCATGATCTCTAAACACGACGGTGGGAAATATGTCTCGGATAGCTAAGTTAGGCCCACCTCGGGTTTTGTGTACTAATCGGCAAATCTTAGCTATCTGTAGTTTTTAGTTAtatgtttggttcattgctacaacTATCACTTGGCACACTTAATTTCTTATCCCTGTGAACTACATGTAACATATTCATATTCTTTGCAAATGCTTGTACCATGTTGTGGTAGTTGTTTTCTTCTTCACACTTTCTATTGCAACCACAATATGTTGCTAGATAGTGAAAGATATATCTCTTCCGACCTTTGAATCATCGTTGAGTCTCCTGCCAGGGTTCATGTTCTCAGTCTTGTCTCGGTTTCCCAAGGCCCTTGGAGGGTGTTGGCAGTGCGGCTCAAAGTGACGGCACCATTAGCCAACATGGTTAGTGTACGTCTGTTGTCTCGGCAAAGTGAAGAACCTCGACACCGGAGATAGTATATGGTGTGCGAGTGCTTACAGTTATTCCTCTTGACTATTGAGCAAATGTGTGTCATTTGTTATAATATGTTTTGTCTTGGTAGTTTGATGCTTCGGAGGTGCTCCCCCGGCATTGCTACAGATTGTCTATGGTGGATGTTGTGTTTTGCTGCCTCGGTAGTGTTTCACGATGTGTGCACTTGATGTTGCATTTCCTACTCTAGTTTGTTTTCGTGCTTTTTTTCATTTATCCTCTTCTTTTTTAGTCTGTGTACTTTTGGTTCGCTCGAACCCATCTTCTAGTATCCGCCATTGATCAATCACATTACCTAGTTTCATAAAGCATTGATCAGTTACATGTCATAATTTCATTCGATATCTCATCATTTGTTATTGCCCCTTAAACCCCTTCCGCTCCGCACGCTGCATATATATACTTTTCTTTGGCGAACCATGCATGCTACACATAAACCCATACGACATTGCTACTACCTTATACCTAGAGAAGAAATGACACCCATATCTCTCGGGGTATTTTGCACAAGCTGGCGAGTGCTCTAAAGAATTCATGCTGACGAACCCTTGTATTGCAAGCCAAGTTTGAGCCATGCCTTAGCAAGGCCGTAGATGAAATGATTGACCACATGGGCGCCCTACAAAATTGCAAACATCCCATCAGAGACCCCGATGCAGCTGACGATTACTCCATACCGACGGGCCAAGTGACCAGAAATTCCACACGGCCGGTGGAAAAAGATGAGGAGATATAGACACGCACAGTGCTCACTCGCCACTAGCCACTCGATCAGTCGTTGCCATGACGCAAAAGCTTATAGAAATCAGATGCCACAAGACCATAAATACCATGCCGGGGCCTGGACCAAAGGTTGGTGCAGGGTCGAAGAGACCATCAACCAGGTCGCCTGACCATGAAAGGGTCTCTGAATCTCCATCCTCTCTAGCCTGCCTAGGGCTGGACCAGTTTGGCACCGCTAGATATTAGCTAGCTAGCATCGGCTCATAAGGAGGCGTGGAGGCCAAAGGAAGCTCAGCAGGGAGACCTCAGAcaccaaagaagaagaagaagaagaaggtacgCATGGCTAGCTGAATGCTTTTGTTTTGTTCTTAGCTACTCTTCGTTCGTAGATCTTGTTCGACTGTTTCTTTATACCTAGCTGGTGACAGGAAGGTGAAGAAGCTCATCAAGATCGTTGATGGAAGACGGCAGGGCTCTGAGGAGGATGTCTATCCCTACTCGCAGAAGCAGATCCGCCGATTTCCACAACTTTTCAGAAAGGGTTGGTCGTTTTGATGCATGCATATCGACGAATCACATCGTCACAGCCGATGCCGTTAATTAATTAGCATTCCATGTCCCTGAGTTTAATTTCTACCTGTGATGGTTGTAGAGGAGACGGGATAAGATCAACGAGAAGCTGAAGGCACTGCAGGAGCTACTCCCAAACTGCACCAAGGTCCACGTAATGAACATGCCCCATCTTGGATGTTCTAGCTAGTATATATCTCTTGCCGAGCTCTTCGCCTGATCCGTGGTCTCGTTGTTGATTTAATTAGACGGACAAGGTGTCAATGCTAGATGAAGCGATCGACTACCTGAAATCGCTCCAGCTGCAACTCCAGGTATTTTAAAAATCTGAAATCACATCATATCATATGTATATGATCAGGTTCATTATGCATGTAGAGTTATAGACATGTTCTTTTATATGCTATCTATTCTTCTGCATCATGTGCATGGCTGGCCTGTCAAAATTAATTCGGATCTTTCTTCCCAAATATCCCAGATCGATCTTCATGACCGAGCTGCATGCATGTGCGCTAAGTTAATTTTAATCTCAGGACGCAATGGATATCAACTATAAATTAGGCATTATGCTTGTCAATGGTCATGTCATTTGTGTACATGTACAGATGCTGGTGATGGGGAAGGGGATGGCGCCCGTGGTGCCCCCGGAGCTGCAGCAGTACATGCACTACATCACCACAGACCCCGCTGCCCAGCTGATGCAGATGCCTCCCTCCGAGCCGCCGCGGCCGTTCCAGATCACGCACGCCAACCCGCCGCAGCGGGAGTCGGATTTCCTCAGCCAGATGCAGAACCACCTCCACCCCTCGGAGCCT is a window of Triticum dicoccoides isolate Atlit2015 ecotype Zavitan chromosome 2B, WEW_v2.0, whole genome shotgun sequence DNA encoding:
- the LOC119368357 gene encoding transcription factor PIF1-like isoform X1, translating into MEDGRALRRMSIPTRRSRSADFHNFSERRRRDKINEKLKALQELLPNCTKVHTDKVSMLDEAIDYLKSLQLQLQMLVMGKGMAPVVPPELQQYMHYITTDPAAQLMQMPPSEPPRPFQITHANPPQRESDFLSQMQNHLHPSEPQINFLRPPKLQLYTPEQRGVVGSSSGHNGGWIPERNSSYNFME
- the LOC119368357 gene encoding transcription factor PIF1-like isoform X2 produces the protein MEDGRALRRMSIPTRRSRSADFHNFSERRRRDKINEKLKALQELLPNCTKTDKVSMLDEAIDYLKSLQLQLQMLVMGKGMAPVVPPELQQYMHYITTDPAAQLMQMPPSEPPRPFQITHANPPQRESDFLSQMQNHLHPSEPQINFLRPPKLQLYTPEQRGVVGSSSGHNGGWIPERNSSYNFME